TTTCTTTCTCAGCCGCATGCACAAAAATGCTTTTGACATTTTGCTGATAAATTCACGCAAGCTAGCTAGCCATATATATCTTTCCTATATTTATTTCCTTGGTTACCAAAAATGCTCAGAAAAATATTCCTCaccaaactacaaaaagaaatacaTACGTTATATCATAAATGCATTAATttggtatacatatatatatatatatatgtaagtatgtatgtatatatatattgtctgcCTAGAGGTAGCTGACGAACCGCAGAATTCCTCgcctttctttcttcttgtttGCTCTTCTAGCTAATTCCTCCTCCTCAACCGTCGATTCTGTGTCTGATCTCTTTTTGAATAcatcctttttcttttgaataacCATATTCCAAtcctatttatttttgtgtctacCTCGGaataatccaaaaacaaacagCGCCATGAGAATGTCGGGAACCGACGCTCATCTCCTAGTCTTCCCATACCCGGCACAGGGCCACATGATTCCTCTCCTCGACCTTACCCACCAGCTCGCCATCCATGGCGTCACCATCACCATTCTCGTCACTCCAAGCAACCTTCCTCTCCTTGAACCTCTTCTCTCCGCCCACCCTTCCATCAAAACTCTCGTCCTCCCCTTTCCTTCGCACCCCGCAATACCGCCGGGCGTAGAGAACGTCAAGGACCTGCCCCCCAACTCCTTCCGCGCCATGATGATCTCGTTGGCCCAGCTCCACGAGCCCTTGCTCCGATGGTTCAGGTCCCACCCTTCGCCACCTGTGGCTATCGTCTCCGACATGTTCTTGGGCTGGACCCACCGCCTCGCATGCGAGCTGGGTATTCGTCGCCTCGTTTTCTCACCGTCCGGTGCCATGGCCTTGTCTGTCATTTACTCTCTCTGGCGGTACTTACCAATGAGGCAGAAACAGAATTCCCGTGAAGAAGATGGTCAAGACGAGATCGTCTCGTTTCCCAATATCCCGGGTTCACCGAATTACCCTTGGTGGCAGGTCTCTCCTGTTTATCGAAGTTTCGTTGAAACTAAAGGAGATCTGGACTCGGAGCTCGtcaaagatgggtttcttgctgACATGGAGAGTTGGGGACTCGTTATCAACTCGTTCGACGAGTTGGAACGAGTTTATTTGGAACATCTGAGAAAGGAGATGGGGCATGATCGGGTGTGGGCAGTGGGGCCCTTACACCGATTTGAAGGTGAGGAAGAAATCAGTGGGTCCAAGCAGAGGGGTGGGTCCAGCTTGGTAAAAGTGGAACAGATATCGTCGTGGCTTGACGCTCGTGATGATCAGAAGGTGGTGTACGTGTGCTTTGGGAGTCAAGCTAGGTTGCCCATGGACGTCATGGAAAAGCTGGCTTTCGGACTGGAGaagagtggcatacattttatTTGGGCGGTGAAGGAGTCTAAAAGTGGACACGTGGATAGTATGCTCCCACCAGGATTTGAAGATCGTGTGGCTGCGAGAGGTCTGGTGATACGAGGGTGGGCCCCACAAGTCCAAATACTGAGTCATCGTGCTGTCGGTGCATTCCTGACTCACTGTGGCTGGAACTCGACTCTCGAGGGCATAGTGGCCGGGGTGCCATTGCTGGCTTGGCCGATGAGTGCCGACCAGTTTTCGAATGCTACCCTTGTGGTGGAGGAGTTGAAGGTGGCAACAAGGGTGGGTGAGGGCTCACGATTTGTGCCGGACTCGGATGAGCTGGCCCGAGTTTTGTCTGACTCGATTAGTGAGAATAGGGTGATAAGGGAACGAGTTGAGGAGTTGCGCCGGGTGGCAACGGAGGCCATCAAAGAAGGTGGGAGCTCGATCTTGGAGTTGCAATCGATGCATAGTAAATTGGCCACGTTGGTATCACCTCGCAATTACCTTTAAATTCTCTGGTAGCGAGGAAAATGAGTCCAAGTTTGATCGTCTATAAATTCTCTGGTAGCGAGGAAAATGAGTCTAAGTTTGATAGACTATAAGATcattgttaatggattatgCATGTATAAAGGATAATTTTGTTGaatgtaagataaatttaaatttaaattattttatttatatgtctttatattttggaatagttatttttttattatataataataaaataatataagataaatttgatattagttatttacatcaaatctctacattaaattattaatttatttattatataataacgagtgattaataatttataaaatatttattttttaattattaatttattttattttatcatattttattatttaatttaaagaaattgataaaagtttgtaaatataaatagagagaagagagagagagagttataaaaaaaataataaaataaatctttagtctatatatatcaaatttggtatttttttttttacaattattgcGGCTAAAAGCTATAAAATTTGCTATTAGCTAATTCATTGCAAGTGAATTTTCTGTCtaatagttataaattataatttattttggatATAGATAATCCGTTGAGCATGCTCTGAGCATCCTCAAATGCAAATTCACTGTCtaatagttataaattataatttattttggatATAGATAATCCGTTGAGAATACTCTGAGCATCCTCAAATGCAAATTCAATGAGAAATTTAGctaatagaatttaaaaatattttacattaaattatctaatttcaaaactttcaacTTTTTGCTATAGTAAAATTAAGATTGAGAGTTAAATTTGATTGTTAATGTATCACAaccaaatgaataaaaaataatatatttatacagtCTCTACCTCTATTCTTCTTCCTCATTTTCATTATTCCTCTCGCATTATTTCTCCatgttatttaataaaaataataatgtatttccATAAAAgctcttaatttagaaaaaaaattgaaaaaatattattaaatttataatattttattattatttttattaatagatGGATAATTTAATGTAGgaataaattttgaatgaaatagttcaatataaaatcatgtcatattatattaattttatatttacatttaGATAATCCAATAATGACACTAGCCGgtcatttttgttttcatttaatttCTATTCGAATGAGTGCCAACCTTTTATCGAAttaactttatattttttaaatattaaaaatggtttcattagaataaaatttttatattatcaactatcgatttttatttaaaaaaaaaaatcaaagatgaTGCAAGGGCgataaaaattctatatttacatattgaaataaaatgtgAGACGATAATCAAAGTAGGTAGCattctctttttattataaatatagacATATTTCTtacaagaaataataaattgaagTAAGTCGAGTTTATACAAATTGAATCAAATTCTACATAAATCGTATCttctaataataaattataattttatatttataaaccaTTCATTTAATAAACGAATCGAGTTAATATCAGTTTTAACCATGCATATTTATGGCTGCATCTATCATTTCTAGTGGGGGgattatttaatttctttgtcTATTACTTTTAGGTgcagtttgaatagtgagatgatataagatagttttagatgtaaattgaaagttgaataaaatattattttttaatattatttaaatttgatatttgaaaaaattagattatttattatattttctgtaaaaattcgataaagttataataatgagatgaaatattttcattatctaAGCAGGGCCTAttacactttaaaaaaattaatactagATACATTTTTTAAGTGTGTAAGCTTTGCTTGCTTTAtctgtaaaaatataaaatctattattaaaaaaataatttttatttttcatgtaaatgttaaatttattattatttatttaaagagaGTGCGTTAGAGTTGGTAAATtgcaaatattgtttcaacttTCTCCCTAAaagatacataaaaaataaaaaataaaaactgttgaGAGGATTTTGCGAATGTTAAAAACTTATGgcattttcttctattttttatgaaataatttttttttaggccGTGTCATCGCTTTCTTGGGCCTGGAGACCCAGTCTACTAGACCACATTGGTTGTGAGCCTAGACGACTAGTAACATCATAGAGAGTTACATGTGTCAGTGACTCAGTGGGTGCGGGTCTTTAGGTACTTGTAAAATATCGGTCATAACGAAAGGTAGCTAAGGGTGAAATAGACTTTTCCTAAAAGTGACTtagttatttgttttcttaggTCTCATTTGGAAGTTAATATCCAAACactacttaaatataaatatttttaatttttaattttttatctaatcatcatattttttttaaatttttaaataaaatgtaaaaaataatttatttttttcaaattttaaaataaaaattatattaaaaaataataattctatttattatctcaCACACCACATACcatacttattattatttttttctataacaaatatatggttgtataaataataaatagaacaactcaattatttttcttgtaatttttcaaatttcaatttttttaaaaattacaatctaaactaAATAATTCATTTTGATTATAAAACTTTAAAGAGATGTcaacattaattaaaataaatatagaatattattataacaTCTCTAGCTGCAATGCGGAAAGTCTCCGTCCTAGCTTGTATTTTAACCTTtcagctttgctacatacagtcgccacatgcagtcggcgtgcagtcggttatacggaataaataaaaaaaaattataaaaaaatttttttatattcaaggggacctacatgaattataaaaagttatataaataatttttttttcatgtaggtcccgtattaatttttttttacaaccgaCTGCATCTCCCgattgcaaaaagtatttctcttaacCTTTTGATAGAACCTGGTGGAATGATTCCACCCTAGTGTGTAACGTGATAGAGTTAGTTCTAGATCATTACACCTCAAAaagagttatatatattatatatatgtgtgtgtatatatatatatatatatatatatatgtatgtatgtatgtatgtatgtatgtaacaGCATTAGAAGTGGATTCGCCATCTCGTTTGGCAAGTAGTtatcacactatttattttttatttatctcatTCAAAATTTAATCTGACATTAGATTATTCATCTgaactctatataataataaaatattatttatttaatgttttttagttttttatcctATTTTGTAGAtctactattatttatatttttttaataaaataaaatatattttattttaattatcataattttaatgCACATTTTTTCAATGACTTTATAATTACTAAAATAACGGTAATATTGTTCATTCTAATTAAATGACcattttttacttatatttcCAAAGCAAACTAATGGAAAAAGTCTAAGCATATATTTTACCCATATTTGGGTTAGAGGAGAGATGGAGACAAATGAAATCATTTGTAAATATCCGAATCGATTTTTCGCAAGGAATGAGAGAAAttatgataagaaaaataagcTTAAAAAGTAGATGACTAAATTATGCcccgtttagatagtgagataagatgaaatgatttatgaataataatgaaataatttatgaatagcaGTGAAATATTTGAGCTAATATGTTTTATAggattttgggaaaggagagagaaaatgttgaataaaaatattataaagttaaaatattattagaatataaatttaatattatttttgttatgagatttaaaaaagttgaattgctttttgtattttgcttgaaagtttgtaaaatttgtaatgattaaatgaaaaaattgaagatttgaaattaaaaaatgtttgtatttatgATGATTGaatattgaaatgagatgagatgacttGGGAGAACTTTTCTATCCAAAACAGGCCTTACTgttcatctatatatatgttgagCTAATGTAGTTAAAAGATGAGGTGACTATTGGATACCTAATCCAATATAGATAACTTTTGGGTTTAATTAGCCAAAATTTGACCTCAAAGCAAATGACTACACTAATACCAATACCGATGCTTAGAAATAGAACGGAAAAAGATAAGAGAGGGGGTGGGTCTCCTAGCATGGTGTTGAGGATGATTTTTTGCCCTAGGCAAGACAGGTCTCCTAGTTCCCGCTGAGGGGTTCTAGTTTCCTCATTgttctttctttattctttataaCTTCGGTATTACGTATCCAGAGTAGAACAAAAGACAGTGTTGAGATGAACATTAGTTttgtaaaatagtaaaattagttaagatgaatattgcataaagatcaaaattcaaacaaaagtaatcaaacataattctaaattctcacaaaaaatgaTCAATAACTACTCAACCCTAGGagctatacccaccaagactgtcTCAACAATCATTCACAtagaattgaaaaaaatgtctcagaactcatatgtgtgtgtgtagctACACAATTGTGTGTTCTTCATTACTAACCaagatttgtcataggatttttcaacattaaaattaattattgctAATTTTAACTACCTCAAAACTCAAAGGACTAACAGTTTTCACgtcaactctgtttaaaggttaaatactcaacccccaaagttagggtaactgtttctaaccctttatttaggaaagttTACTAAGTTGCATTTATCTTCTTCTTACTAAGTTgcatttatcttcttcttcttcttttttctcgattattttttttttctttcttttttgtttttagcatGACTCGGTAGTCTTGCAGTTTACTTTTCCTGTGTTAAATCAGTAGACAGTAAATGATGAATACTACaggtgtaagcatgtgcaaaatgtccttcaaactttTTCCTTCGTTCTATATAAATCTTACCAAGTCTCATTTCAATAAGTATAGCAGCCCaatatttcaaaccatatataaaaaaaaatatgatgtatcagaaatcatgctctatgcttagacttgaaaataaatcttcacaaaataattctactCAACCACTTCACCAAGGTGcttaaatttcacaaaatactagaaataaagtgtgtgtcaatcatatatgtatcaatgcacatcacattaatgcaattttttttaaaaaaaaatctatgcaCACACGCTACCcaccaactagtgagagacatggtcctcaatgaattgaacgaaagaaaacaaagtgcacaagaataAGTAAGCGACACAGACAACTAGTcatgtgatataaaatgaaagcaaaacaataaatataaataacataaaatgaaattaaagaaaGCTGTAAAGGgaagaaattaataaataaatcaagatcaaaattaaaaaactttcCCGGGATCTTGCACAAGTAAGATCTTTTCGTTTGAATCAAAGGCAGTCATGAATggctttagacgttgtccattGATAGTGAAGCTATTGCCATTTTtcagattgacaatgtctactgcCCCGTGAGGATGAATCTCATTTATAATGTATGGCCCACTCCATTGGGATTTCAGCTTCCCGGGAAAAAGATGTAGTCTAGAATCATAGAAGAACACTTTCTGATTAGGGACAAGATGTTTGTCATGGATCTTCTTGTCATGCAAGGCCTTCGTTCGCTCCTTTGTCAAGTGATAATTGTCGTAGGCCTCCCTCATTTCTTCATCAAGTTTCGTAATCTGTAACTTTCTTTAACATTTTGCAGCATCAAGTGAAAAGTTAATTTGCTTGATAGCCCATAAAGCACGATGCTGAatctcaacaggtaaatgacaagcccgACCATAAACCAATATATAAGGTGACATCCCTAAGTTAGTTTTGAATGTAGTCCTATAAGCCTAGAAAACATTAACCAATTTTCAGACCAGTTCTTCCGAGtgggatggactatttttttaagaataagtttgatctctctattggccaactcagcttgaccattagtctgGGGGTGATATGGAGTAGAGACTTTGTAGGTCACTCCATATTTCTgcataagtttttgaaaatgtttgttaTAAAAATGTGAACCCCCATCACTAATAATCTCCTTGGGAATGCCAAAACatgcaaacaattctttcaagaaacagatgacaaccttatgatcatttgttctacaaggtatgacctctacccattttaaaacataatccatagcaactaaaatataagaattcccaaattcatttGGGAATGGTCCCATAAAGTCAATCCCCTaataatcaaatatctcaaGTGTAAGAATATGGGAAATGGGCATCATGTTACGTGATGtgattttttcaagtttctaacaagactcacatgctttgCAAAAAGACTCCACATCTCTAAAAATAGTAGGCCAATAGAGtccactttgcaaaattttggcaACAGTTTTTTTAGCTGTAAAATGGCCTCCACAAGCTCCAGTATGGTAAAAGTGAAAAACAGAGGTAAACTCATCATCAAGAATACATCGACACACCAATTGATCAACACAATACCTAAAAAAATAAGGAGTGTCGAAATAATAAAATCGTACATTTGCAAGGAACTTATGTTTGTCCTGGactgtccaatgctccggcaTCCAGTCAGTGACAAGGTAATTCATAATGTCCGCAAACTATGAAGCGCGCGACACTACAAAAAGATGCTCATcaggaaaattttcatttaacgGAGGAATGGATGTAGACACATCAGGTAGCTACAGTCGTGACAGGTGATCGGCTACCACATTCATAGCTCTATTTTTATCCTGAATagtgatgtcaaattcttggAGCAAAAGAATCCAACATATCAACCTGGGTTT
This is a stretch of genomic DNA from Carya illinoinensis cultivar Pawnee chromosome 15, C.illinoinensisPawnee_v1, whole genome shotgun sequence. It encodes these proteins:
- the LOC122295535 gene encoding UDP-glycosyltransferase 89B2-like, with the translated sequence MRMSGTDAHLLVFPYPAQGHMIPLLDLTHQLAIHGVTITILVTPSNLPLLEPLLSAHPSIKTLVLPFPSHPAIPPGVENVKDLPPNSFRAMMISLAQLHEPLLRWFRSHPSPPVAIVSDMFLGWTHRLACELGIRRLVFSPSGAMALSVIYSLWRYLPMRQKQNSREEDGQDEIVSFPNIPGSPNYPWWQVSPVYRSFVETKGDLDSELVKDGFLADMESWGLVINSFDELERVYLEHLRKEMGHDRVWAVGPLHRFEGEEEISGSKQRGGSSLVKVEQISSWLDARDDQKVVYVCFGSQARLPMDVMEKLAFGLEKSGIHFIWAVKESKSGHVDSMLPPGFEDRVAARGLVIRGWAPQVQILSHRAVGAFLTHCGWNSTLEGIVAGVPLLAWPMSADQFSNATLVVEELKVATRVGEGSRFVPDSDELARVLSDSISENRVIRERVEELRRVATEAIKEGGSSILELQSMHSKLATLVSPRNYL